Proteins encoded within one genomic window of Tachysurus vachellii isolate PV-2020 chromosome 16, HZAU_Pvac_v1, whole genome shotgun sequence:
- the mrps10 gene encoding small ribosomal subunit protein uS10m isoform X1, with product MAASMRTLSSLSKVIQRLSVKAAVPRCVNTTHPPPESFSRRYCTPAAFVSTANVSTSHTSITVTDEPDTLFQKLTVLVKGHDRAVLDSYEFFVTLAANELGLTLSKVFEPPRNIERLTLLKSVHIFKKHRVQYEMRTHYRAVEISRITGSTANAYLEYIQRNLPEGVAMEVIKTAIEKVPEHIQAPIWDEESQQGAS from the exons ATGGCGGCGTCCATGCGAACACTTTCCAGCCTGTCAAAGGTAATACAGCGGCTCTCAGTGAAG GCTGCTGTCCCTCGGTGTGTGAACACAACTCATCCTCCTCCAGAGTCATTCAG CAGAAGATACTGCACTCCTGCAGCCTTTGTGAGCACTGCAAATGTTTCTACATCAcacacttct ATCACGGTCACGGACGAGCCAGACACGCTGTTCCAGAAGCTGACTGTCTTGGTTAAAGGTCACGATAGGGCAGTTCTGGACAGTTATGAGTTTTTTGTGACTTTAGCTGCCAACGAGCTCGGCTTAACCCTCAGTAAAGT GTTTGAACCACCGAGAAACATTGAGAGGCTCACGCTTCTGAAATCAGTGCACATCTTTAAAAAACACAGGGTCCAGTATGAAATGAGGACGCACTACAGGGCCGTCGAG ataTCCAGGATAACAGGATCCACTGCAAATGCATATCTAGAGTACATCCAGCGCAACCTGCCTGAGGGAGTGGCCATGGAGGTCATTAAG ACTGCTATAGAGAAAGTTCCCGAGCACATCCAGGCACCCATATGGGATGAGGAGAGCCAGCAAGGAGCCAGTTAA
- the mrps10 gene encoding small ribosomal subunit protein uS10m isoform X2: protein MAASMRTLSSLSKVIQRLSVKAAVPRCVNTTHPPPESFRRYCTPAAFVSTANVSTSHTSITVTDEPDTLFQKLTVLVKGHDRAVLDSYEFFVTLAANELGLTLSKVFEPPRNIERLTLLKSVHIFKKHRVQYEMRTHYRAVEISRITGSTANAYLEYIQRNLPEGVAMEVIKTAIEKVPEHIQAPIWDEESQQGAS from the exons ATGGCGGCGTCCATGCGAACACTTTCCAGCCTGTCAAAGGTAATACAGCGGCTCTCAGTGAAG GCTGCTGTCCCTCGGTGTGTGAACACAACTCATCCTCCTCCAGAGTCATTCAG AAGATACTGCACTCCTGCAGCCTTTGTGAGCACTGCAAATGTTTCTACATCAcacacttct ATCACGGTCACGGACGAGCCAGACACGCTGTTCCAGAAGCTGACTGTCTTGGTTAAAGGTCACGATAGGGCAGTTCTGGACAGTTATGAGTTTTTTGTGACTTTAGCTGCCAACGAGCTCGGCTTAACCCTCAGTAAAGT GTTTGAACCACCGAGAAACATTGAGAGGCTCACGCTTCTGAAATCAGTGCACATCTTTAAAAAACACAGGGTCCAGTATGAAATGAGGACGCACTACAGGGCCGTCGAG ataTCCAGGATAACAGGATCCACTGCAAATGCATATCTAGAGTACATCCAGCGCAACCTGCCTGAGGGAGTGGCCATGGAGGTCATTAAG ACTGCTATAGAGAAAGTTCCCGAGCACATCCAGGCACCCATATGGGATGAGGAGAGCCAGCAAGGAGCCAGTTAA
- the LOC132858742 gene encoding forkhead box protein M1-like, protein MSSPRRPIILTRRKRPFQRNEADETQNKSSTASGARSVSASAQDGIHVVDHPTRPEALVVVVPEPAGLQSVLDALTVKREERGTQGPNKFIFLSGRCGSEDEVKALFQATSENKNRPEAGVAGNDQTLPNSGLPVKNEPNCSVLDDSLTNIQWLGKMSTQVSGPEAGKKDSDKENFDGCVQLQEPQHTEEDPSAVKGPLSERPPYSYMAMIQFAINSKKNKMMTLKEIYNWIEDHFPYFRNLVKPGWKNSIRHNLSLHDMFIRESTPDGKISYWTIKHEANRGLTLDQMYKVPKGELLPVAEVKEERVCVPQRTPHCVYVSEPCSSKQKEMSSSRQK, encoded by the exons ATGTCGAGTCCCAGGAGGCCGATAATCCTCACGAGGAGGAAACGGCCGTTTCAAAGAAACGAAGCCGACGAGACGCAGAACAAATCTTCTACGGCGTCCGGAGCACGATCCGTCTCTGCATCTGCACAAGACGGCATCCACGTTGTGGACCATCCCACTAGGCCGGAGGCACTAGTGGTCGTCGTACCAGAACCCGCCGGTCTTCAGAGCGTCCTCGATGCACTGACTGTCAAGAGGGAGGAACGTGGTACTCAGGGGCCAAACAAGTTCATTTTTCTGAGTGGAAGATGTGGATCTGAGGATGAAGTTAAAGCTCTGTTCCAGGCCACATCAGAGAATAAAAACCGACCTGAAGCAGGTGTAGCTGGAAATGACCAAACTCTACCAAACAGTGGAT TGCCAGTGAAAAATGAGCCAAACTGCAGCGTGTTAGATGACAGCCTGACAAACATCCAGTGGTTGGGGAAAATGAGCACGCAAGTCTCGGGTCCCGAAGCAGGAAAGAAAGACTCTGACAAAGAGAATTTCGATGGCTGTGTACAGCTCCAGGAG CCACAACACACAGAGGAAGACCCGAGTGCCGTTAAGGGCCCTCTGTCAGAAAGACCACCGTACTCCTACATGGCTATGATCCAGTTTGCTATCAATAGCAAGAAAAATAAGATGATGACACTGAAGGAAATCTATAACTGGATAGAAGACCATTTCCCGTACTTCAGGAATCTAGTTAAACCTGGCTGGAAG AACTCCATTCGCCATAACCTTTCCTTGCACGACATGTTCATCAGAGAGAGCACACCAGACGGCAAGATCTCCTACTGGACCATTAAACATGAAGCAAACCGCGGTCTGACATTAGACCAGATGTACAAG GTCCCCAAGGGTGAACTCCTCCCGGTTGCTGAAGTAAAGgaagaacgtgtgtgtgtaccacaGAGAACACCACACTGTGTGTACGTCAGTGAACCCTGCAGCAGCAAACAGAAAGAGATGAGCAGCTCGCGTCAGAAGTAG